A genomic window from Streptomyces sp. NBC_01429 includes:
- a CDS encoding DUF397 domain-containing protein: MVAVVRSTDSLEWFKSSYSGGNTTECVEAARLPGSTAIRDSKNADGPRLVFRQPSWDGFVGAVRGSGLGG, encoded by the coding sequence ATGGTTGCGGTGGTCCGGTCCACAGACTCTCTTGAGTGGTTCAAGTCGTCCTACAGCGGCGGCAACACCACGGAGTGCGTCGAAGCCGCGCGCCTGCCCGGCTCGACGGCCATACGTGACTCGAAGAACGCCGACGGACCCCGACTCGTCTTTCGGCAGCCCAGTTGGGACGGGTTCGTGGGGGCGGTTCGGGGCTCGGGGCTTGGGGGGTGA
- a CDS encoding VWA domain-containing protein: MGGTPRTLNELAGRAGTWLGLPGTVPERHTAAVVADRFERITWRDTYEQSAGLRELAEELNERYECATDLLTDAFLAAYKVGPRLRERAEMDPARLLNHQVVTSLMESAEFAELRRETAGDPYAAAMAVLAQAAALRRMLERSGDAREQAERAKKAQRDAEGAATAVGEALQQAADEADENGTVPAPAADAVHKAVEAAEAAARQATRAAAQALAVAAAPGTGADARNAAAKAAEGARQEAALMRAWGVAPGELERMPFERRARLAERLRTSRLARWAELIGRFRQMASGERARKVENVTGELVGVTLGDDLSRLIPSELANLGLPELRAVFAARYAAGELMLYDSQGERSTGRGAIIACVDTSHSMYVAGPGGVTREAWAKACALALLDQARHAERDFVGILFSAADKIQVFRFPAGRPADIARVLDFAETFLGGGTSYQTPLSAAGELLREEFNDAARARGDIVMITDDECGVTEEWMRGWNDAKHLLGFRVFGVAIDAPRAAEADSVLDVLCDNLRSIEDLTDVHAAADLFRVI; this comes from the coding sequence ATGGGCGGGACACCGCGCACGCTCAACGAACTGGCCGGCCGGGCCGGGACGTGGCTGGGCCTGCCCGGCACCGTCCCCGAGCGGCACACCGCGGCCGTCGTCGCCGACCGGTTCGAACGGATCACCTGGCGCGACACCTACGAGCAGTCGGCCGGCCTGCGCGAGCTGGCCGAGGAGCTGAACGAGCGCTACGAGTGCGCCACCGACCTCCTCACCGACGCGTTCCTGGCCGCCTACAAGGTCGGCCCGCGATTGCGCGAGCGCGCGGAGATGGACCCCGCCCGGCTGCTCAACCACCAGGTCGTCACCTCACTGATGGAGTCGGCGGAGTTCGCCGAGCTGCGCCGGGAGACGGCCGGCGACCCCTATGCCGCCGCCATGGCCGTACTCGCCCAGGCCGCCGCGCTGCGCCGGATGCTGGAGCGCTCCGGGGACGCCCGGGAACAGGCCGAGCGGGCGAAGAAGGCCCAGCGGGACGCCGAAGGCGCCGCGACCGCCGTGGGCGAGGCGCTCCAGCAGGCCGCCGACGAGGCCGACGAGAACGGCACCGTGCCGGCCCCGGCCGCCGACGCCGTACACAAGGCCGTCGAGGCCGCCGAGGCCGCCGCGCGGCAGGCCACCCGGGCCGCCGCGCAGGCCCTCGCGGTGGCGGCGGCCCCCGGTACCGGCGCCGACGCGCGGAACGCGGCGGCGAAGGCCGCCGAGGGCGCCCGGCAGGAGGCCGCGCTGATGCGGGCCTGGGGCGTCGCTCCCGGCGAGCTGGAGCGGATGCCGTTCGAGCGGCGCGCCCGGCTCGCCGAGCGGCTGCGCACCAGCCGTCTCGCACGGTGGGCCGAACTGATCGGCCGTTTCCGGCAGATGGCCAGCGGCGAGCGCGCCCGCAAGGTGGAGAACGTCACCGGGGAGCTGGTCGGCGTCACACTCGGCGACGACCTCTCCCGCCTCATCCCCTCCGAGCTGGCCAACCTCGGCCTGCCCGAGCTGCGCGCGGTGTTCGCCGCGCGCTACGCCGCCGGGGAGCTGATGCTCTACGACAGCCAGGGGGAGCGGTCCACCGGCCGGGGCGCCATCATCGCGTGCGTGGACACCTCGCACTCCATGTACGTGGCGGGGCCCGGCGGAGTCACCAGGGAGGCGTGGGCCAAGGCGTGCGCGCTGGCGCTGCTGGACCAGGCCCGCCACGCCGAGCGCGACTTCGTCGGCATCCTGTTCTCCGCCGCCGACAAGATCCAGGTCTTCCGCTTCCCGGCCGGCCGGCCCGCGGACATCGCCCGGGTGCTCGACTTCGCGGAGACCTTCCTCGGCGGCGGCACCAGCTACCAGACGCCGCTGTCAGCGGCCGGCGAGCTGCTGAGGGAGGAGTTCAACGACGCCGCCCGCGCGCGCGGCGACATCGTGATGATCACCGACGACGAGTGCGGCGTCACCGAGGAATGGATGCGCGGCTGGAACGACGCCAAGCACCTGCTGGGCTTCCGCGTCTTCGGCGTGGCCATCGACGCGCCGCGCGCCGCCGAGGCCGACTCGGTCCTGGACGTCCTGTGCGACAACCTCCGCTCCATCGAGGACCTCACCGACGTCCACGCCGCCGCCGACCTCTTCCGCGTGATCTGA
- a CDS encoding AAA family ATPase yields MAGLDAQDLPGARDARGSRGGARDAHDTPDAHDTPESPDTPDTPDAHDTAKRLRAISDEVSDRFYERADVVRTLLVTLLAGQHSLVLGPPGTAKSELARELTGRIEGAAYWEILLSKFTAPTRMFGPIDVAALARGEYRQVYDGRATTAHVAFIDEIFKCSTAALNETLGYLNERIYHPESGGEPIRCPLIGAITASNELPSGEDTAAIYDRLLVRIEVGYLADPSNFAALVRSAVSRPAPPARTTIELAALQDAVTGAVPAVDVPDAIVDAVCTLRAALRRKELVASDRRWRQAVGLLQASAYLDGRPAVAETDLSVLTHVLWNSPAERPAVEREVLQLVNPDAKEALDLADAIEELEAQLDAMAGQSREALSEWVIKKAHNKLAMAGKRLEKMREEAAAAGRSTAAIDRVTGRQRAVRARVLTEALGMDASMVQAQL; encoded by the coding sequence ATGGCCGGCCTGGACGCACAGGACTTACCCGGCGCGCGGGACGCACGCGGCTCACGCGGCGGCGCGCGGGACGCACACGACACGCCGGACGCACACGACACGCCGGAATCGCCGGACACGCCGGACACGCCGGACGCGCACGACACGGCCAAGAGGCTGCGGGCGATCAGCGACGAGGTGTCGGACCGTTTCTACGAGCGGGCCGACGTGGTGCGGACGCTGCTGGTGACGCTGCTGGCCGGGCAGCACTCGCTGGTGCTCGGCCCGCCCGGAACGGCGAAGTCCGAGCTGGCCCGGGAACTCACGGGCAGGATCGAGGGGGCGGCCTACTGGGAGATCCTCCTGTCCAAGTTCACCGCGCCGACCAGGATGTTCGGCCCCATCGACGTCGCCGCGCTGGCCCGCGGCGAGTACCGCCAGGTCTACGACGGCCGCGCCACGACCGCGCACGTCGCGTTCATCGACGAGATATTCAAGTGCTCCACGGCGGCGCTCAACGAGACGCTGGGCTACCTCAACGAGCGGATCTACCACCCCGAGAGCGGCGGCGAGCCCATCCGCTGCCCCCTGATCGGCGCCATCACGGCGAGCAACGAACTGCCCAGCGGCGAGGACACGGCCGCGATCTACGACCGGCTGCTGGTACGGATCGAGGTCGGGTATCTGGCGGATCCCTCGAACTTCGCCGCGCTGGTCCGCTCCGCCGTCAGCCGCCCGGCTCCACCGGCCCGCACCACCATCGAACTGGCCGCGTTGCAGGACGCCGTGACCGGAGCCGTCCCGGCCGTGGACGTCCCCGACGCGATCGTGGACGCGGTGTGCACGCTGCGGGCCGCCCTGCGCCGCAAGGAACTCGTCGCCTCCGACCGCCGCTGGCGGCAGGCGGTGGGCCTGCTCCAGGCATCCGCGTACCTCGACGGCCGCCCGGCGGTCGCCGAGACCGACCTGTCGGTGCTGACGCACGTGCTGTGGAACTCCCCCGCCGAGCGCCCGGCCGTCGAGCGCGAGGTGCTGCAACTGGTCAACCCCGACGCCAAGGAGGCGCTCGACCTGGCCGACGCCATCGAGGAGCTGGAGGCCCAGCTCGACGCCATGGCCGGGCAGTCCCGCGAGGCGCTGAGCGAATGGGTCATCAAGAAGGCCCACAACAAGCTCGCCATGGCGGGCAAGCGGCTGGAGAAAATGCGCGAGGAGGCGGCGGCCGCCGGCCGCTCCACCGCCGCCATCGACCGGGTCACCGGCCGCCAGCGCGCCGTCCGCGCCCGTGTCCTCACCGAGGCCCTCGGCATGGACGCGAGCATGGTGCAGGCCCAGCTCTGA
- a CDS encoding DUF445 domain-containing protein encodes MERTDPDRAADNGDRDGDGDSTPEGPPEKARAREDALGGKDVPAGGAVGAAVGGAADETADGAVADKNAAGKPAPRGLGSFSYTAADEEKFRGVRRMKTTATGLLVLVAVIYVLATWAKNSGAGGWAGYVAAAAEAGMVGALADWFAVTALFRRPLGLPIPHTAIIANKKDQLGASLGTFVGENFLSAAVVRDRLRVLGIGRRLGTWLAEPAHADRVTAELATALRGALTVLRDSDVQAVVGEAITRRADAVEVAPGIGKTLEKVVSDGAHHRAVDLICARAHDWLVEHGDSVMDAVQGGAPGWTPRFVDRRIGDRVYKELLRFITEMRDMPAHPARGAIDRFLRDFATDLQSDTDTRARVERLKSELLARPEVQDIIASAWSSVRAMIMSAAEDDRSELRLRARASLLSLGSRLATDERLQGKLDGWVEEAAAYVVSTYRGEITSLISDTVAGWDADDTSKKIEAHIGRDLQFIRINGTVVGALAGLLIYTVSHALGG; translated from the coding sequence ATGGAACGTACGGATCCGGACAGAGCGGCGGACAACGGGGACAGGGACGGCGACGGCGACAGCACGCCGGAGGGGCCCCCGGAGAAGGCGCGCGCCCGGGAAGACGCTCTCGGGGGGAAAGACGTTCCCGCCGGCGGGGCAGTCGGCGCGGCAGTCGGCGGGGCAGCCGACGAGACTGCCGACGGGGCTGTCGCCGACAAGAACGCGGCCGGGAAACCGGCCCCGCGCGGCCTCGGGTCCTTCTCGTACACGGCCGCCGACGAGGAGAAGTTCCGCGGCGTCCGCCGGATGAAGACCACCGCCACCGGGCTGCTCGTCCTGGTCGCCGTGATCTACGTCCTCGCCACCTGGGCGAAGAACTCCGGCGCGGGCGGCTGGGCCGGCTATGTCGCGGCGGCGGCCGAGGCGGGGATGGTCGGCGCGCTGGCCGACTGGTTCGCGGTGACGGCGCTGTTCCGGCGCCCGCTCGGCCTGCCCATCCCGCACACCGCGATCATCGCGAACAAGAAGGACCAGCTCGGCGCCTCCCTCGGCACGTTCGTCGGCGAGAACTTCCTCTCGGCCGCCGTCGTACGCGACCGGCTGCGCGTCCTCGGCATCGGCCGCAGGCTCGGTACGTGGCTCGCGGAACCCGCCCACGCCGACCGCGTCACCGCCGAACTCGCCACCGCGCTGCGCGGCGCGCTGACCGTCCTGCGCGACTCCGACGTCCAGGCGGTGGTCGGTGAGGCGATCACCCGCCGCGCCGACGCGGTGGAGGTCGCCCCCGGCATCGGCAAGACCCTCGAAAAGGTCGTCTCCGACGGCGCCCACCACCGCGCCGTCGACCTGATCTGCGCCCGCGCGCACGACTGGCTGGTCGAACACGGCGACTCGGTCATGGACGCCGTCCAGGGCGGCGCCCCCGGCTGGACGCCGCGCTTCGTCGACCGGAGGATCGGCGACCGCGTCTACAAGGAGCTGCTGCGCTTCATCACCGAGATGCGCGACATGCCCGCCCACCCGGCGCGCGGCGCCATCGACCGCTTCCTGCGCGACTTCGCCACCGACCTCCAGTCGGACACGGACACCCGCGCGCGGGTCGAGCGGCTGAAGTCGGAGCTGCTGGCCCGCCCCGAGGTGCAGGACATCATCGCCTCCGCCTGGTCCTCCGTACGCGCCATGATCATGTCGGCGGCCGAGGACGACCGCAGCGAACTGCGTCTGCGGGCCCGCGCCTCGCTGCTGTCGCTGGGTTCGCGGCTGGCGACGGACGAGCGGCTCCAGGGGAAGCTGGACGGCTGGGTCGAGGAGGCGGCGGCGTATGTCGTGTCCACGTACCGGGGCGAGATCACCTCGCTGATCTCGGACACGGTGGCGGGCTGGGACGCGGACGACACCTCGAAGAAGATCGAGGCGCACATCGGCCGCGACCTTCAGTTCATCCGGATCAACGGCACGGTGGTCGGCGCGCTGGCGGGCCTGCTGATCTATACGGTGTCGCACGCGCTGGGCGGCTGA
- a CDS encoding SGNH/GDSL hydrolase family protein gives MTRYRGFALLGALVGVVVLVCGAIIAGFGAGTSTGASTSTGTGTGSGARTGTGTGTGTGTGTGTGSSGSGAQARTPVGKAAPASADTWTGTWAAAPAGAEPGAPNGFPGRTIRNVVHTSIGGTSVRVTLSNLYSPTPLLIGHASVAVGRGGGTGGSSAEAVPGSMRQLLFGQRAAVTIPPGGRIVSDPVPLAVPYAGDLLVTLYTPASGGPVTYHRHAVQTSYLALGDRTEDLDGTAYTEQAKVWRYLTAVDVLNRRAPGAVVAFGDSITDGVGSRADTNRRWPDVLAGRLRERHTGVLNEGIGGNRVLLGSLELGRGASGVSRFQRDVLDRAGAKTVVIDLGINDILRGETDPARITAGLRDLTRQAHARGLRVVGSTLTPFGGYHAYNPVTESVRERVNAEIRAGRVFDDVVDFDRAVRDPYAPDRLRPAYDSGDHLHPNDAGYLAMGRHLDLRSLSLPLEEKAAARL, from the coding sequence ATGACCAGATATCGCGGATTCGCCCTGCTCGGAGCGCTCGTCGGGGTGGTGGTGCTGGTGTGCGGCGCCATCATCGCCGGATTCGGCGCGGGGACGAGTACGGGCGCCAGTACGAGTACCGGTACGGGTACGGGCTCAGGAGCACGGACGGGTACGGGTACGGGTACGGGTACGGGTACGGGTACGGGTACGGGGAGCAGCGGCAGCGGCGCCCAGGCCCGTACCCCCGTGGGCAAAGCCGCGCCCGCCTCCGCCGACACCTGGACCGGCACCTGGGCCGCCGCCCCCGCCGGGGCCGAGCCGGGGGCGCCGAACGGGTTCCCGGGGCGCACCATCCGTAACGTCGTGCACACCAGCATCGGCGGCACCAGCGTCCGGGTCACCCTCTCGAACCTCTACAGCCCCACCCCGCTGCTGATAGGCCACGCCTCGGTCGCGGTCGGCCGGGGCGGCGGTACCGGCGGGAGCAGCGCCGAAGCGGTGCCCGGGAGCATGCGTCAGCTGCTGTTCGGGCAGCGGGCGGCCGTGACGATCCCGCCGGGCGGCCGGATCGTCAGCGATCCGGTGCCGCTGGCCGTGCCGTACGCGGGTGATCTGCTGGTGACGCTCTACACCCCGGCGTCCGGCGGCCCCGTCACGTATCACCGGCACGCCGTCCAGACCTCGTACCTCGCCCTCGGTGACCGGACGGAGGACCTCGACGGCACCGCGTACACCGAGCAGGCCAAGGTCTGGCGCTATCTCACCGCGGTCGACGTCCTCAACCGCCGCGCGCCCGGGGCCGTCGTGGCCTTCGGGGACTCGATCACCGACGGGGTCGGCTCGCGCGCCGACACGAACCGGCGCTGGCCCGACGTCCTGGCCGGGCGGCTGCGCGAGCGGCACACCGGCGTGCTCAACGAGGGCATCGGCGGCAACCGTGTCCTGCTGGGCTCGCTGGAGCTGGGCAGAGGCGCGAGCGGGGTCTCGCGCTTCCAGCGCGACGTCCTGGACCGGGCGGGCGCGAAGACCGTCGTCATCGACCTCGGCATCAACGACATTCTGCGCGGCGAGACCGACCCCGCGCGGATCACCGCCGGGCTCAGGGACCTGACGCGGCAGGCGCACGCGCGCGGGCTGCGGGTCGTCGGCTCGACGCTGACGCCGTTCGGCGGGTACCACGCGTACAACCCGGTCACCGAGTCCGTACGGGAGCGGGTCAACGCGGAGATCCGGGCGGGGCGGGTCTTCGACGACGTGGTGGACTTCGACCGCGCGGTCCGCGACCCGTACGCGCCGGACCGGCTCAGGCCGGCGTACGACTCGGGCGATCATCTGCACCCGAACGACGCGGGCTACCTGGCGATGGGGCGCCATCTCGATCTCCGGTCGCTGTCGCTGCCGCTGGAGGAGAAGGCCGCCGCGCGGCTGTGA
- a CDS encoding DNA cytosine methyltransferase encodes MTSTKREFTSVEICAGAGGQAYGLHEAKFRHLALIEIDKHACETLKLNVEDNAEWEGCEVIEADLLQLDPHKFRLQIGLEQGDLDLLAGGVPCPPFSIAGKQLGEDDERDLFPTMLKMVDELQPKAVMIENVRGLLDQKFQDYREKILKSLESMGYSKCYWKVLEAKDYGVPQLRPRAILVAMKKEYAEHFLWAEPKKRPLVTVGEALALTMKERFDAIDDPRAESAYEDWFESASKGVAPTLVGGSKKHGGADLGPTRAKKAWKDLGVCGLGVANKPQEMVDSGRDLFAAAGPKLTVQQAAIIQGFPPDWEFPGRKTASYRQVGNAFPPPVAQAVGEQIYAALKGAKLASTTKRDGLLGSAVPSVVSAQPADRCSDLESAGVR; translated from the coding sequence ATGACCAGCACTAAGAGGGAGTTCACCTCGGTAGAGATCTGCGCCGGGGCCGGCGGTCAGGCGTACGGTCTCCACGAGGCCAAGTTCAGGCATTTGGCGCTGATTGAGATCGACAAGCATGCCTGTGAAACTCTGAAGCTTAATGTCGAAGATAATGCTGAGTGGGAGGGCTGCGAAGTTATTGAAGCTGACTTGCTCCAGCTTGACCCTCACAAATTCAGGTTGCAAATCGGCCTGGAGCAGGGAGATTTGGACCTTCTTGCGGGAGGCGTTCCCTGCCCCCCGTTCTCCATCGCCGGTAAGCAGTTGGGCGAGGATGATGAGCGGGATCTTTTCCCAACCATGCTCAAGATGGTGGATGAACTCCAGCCCAAGGCTGTGATGATTGAGAATGTTCGAGGCTTGCTTGACCAGAAGTTCCAAGATTATCGAGAAAAGATCCTGAAATCCTTGGAATCGATGGGCTACAGCAAATGCTACTGGAAAGTCTTGGAAGCTAAGGACTATGGAGTTCCGCAACTCCGTCCCCGCGCGATTCTGGTAGCAATGAAGAAGGAATACGCGGAACACTTCCTGTGGGCGGAGCCTAAGAAGCGTCCACTTGTGACGGTGGGTGAAGCGCTGGCACTTACGATGAAAGAGCGCTTCGACGCTATAGACGACCCTCGGGCCGAGAGTGCGTATGAAGATTGGTTTGAGAGTGCATCAAAGGGCGTAGCTCCAACGCTAGTGGGTGGTTCGAAAAAGCATGGTGGAGCTGATCTTGGTCCGACTCGGGCAAAGAAAGCGTGGAAGGACCTGGGGGTGTGTGGCTTGGGTGTTGCTAACAAGCCACAAGAGATGGTCGATTCAGGGCGAGATCTGTTTGCGGCAGCAGGTCCTAAGCTGACCGTTCAGCAGGCGGCCATCATCCAAGGGTTCCCGCCCGACTGGGAATTTCCTGGCCGTAAAACTGCCTCATACAGGCAGGTTGGAAATGCCTTTCCTCCGCCCGTGGCACAGGCAGTAGGTGAGCAGATTTACGCTGCTCTCAAGGGTGCGAAATTGGCATCCACGACCAAGCGCGATGGGCTACTCGGATCCGCGGTCCCTTCCGTCGTGAGCGCGCAGCCTGCTGACCGTTGCAGTGATCTGGAGAGCGCAGGCGTCAGGTGA
- a CDS encoding ATP-binding protein, translated as MADPVQLHILRRVVREQLKTWNASALADETQLAVTELATNVIKHVGRGVSATLVMEPAEDGLRIEMHDTSYEMPTLRHAGCGDECGRGLHLLAAVAADWGTTITATGKAVWCEFPLGQDRQCLRVHRASTVLGTYQHLPGAPTGPDVSRRPVAEECATDLIADLLHWLAAHGADPDAVLDRAQMHYEAEAV; from the coding sequence GTGGCGGACCCGGTCCAGCTCCACATCCTGCGAAGAGTCGTACGGGAGCAGCTCAAGACCTGGAACGCCTCCGCACTCGCTGACGAGACGCAGCTCGCGGTCACGGAACTCGCGACGAACGTCATCAAGCACGTGGGCCGCGGAGTCTCGGCAACACTCGTCATGGAGCCGGCGGAAGACGGACTCCGCATCGAGATGCACGACACCAGCTACGAGATGCCGACGCTCAGGCACGCCGGCTGCGGCGACGAATGCGGCCGGGGTCTCCACCTGCTGGCGGCGGTAGCCGCGGACTGGGGCACGACCATCACGGCAACGGGGAAAGCGGTCTGGTGCGAGTTCCCCCTCGGCCAGGACAGGCAGTGCCTCCGCGTCCACCGCGCGTCCACAGTGCTTGGTACGTATCAGCATCTCCCCGGCGCTCCGACCGGACCTGATGTGTCACGCCGGCCAGTCGCGGAGGAGTGCGCAACTGACCTGATCGCCGATCTTCTTCACTGGCTGGCAGCCCACGGCGCCGACCCGGATGCTGTGCTCGACCGCGCACAGATGCACTACGAGGCGGAAGCTGTCTGA
- a CDS encoding very short patch repair endonuclease, protein MSADWNRPAGSWASSAARRRNMQAIRSRDTKPEILVRRLVHAQGLRYRVAAKPLAELRRTADLVFRPAKVAVFIDGCYWHGCPDHYVSPKTNSGYWSEKVARNMARDRDTDQRLTDAGWTVLRFWEHESPDACALQITATVSRLRAHDGRDRGSE, encoded by the coding sequence TTGTCTGCTGACTGGAATCGACCGGCAGGATCATGGGCATCATCGGCTGCTCGGCGCCGGAATATGCAGGCGATTCGCAGTCGGGACACAAAGCCGGAGATCCTGGTCCGCCGACTGGTGCACGCGCAGGGATTGCGGTACCGAGTCGCGGCTAAGCCGCTCGCAGAGCTTCGCCGGACGGCGGATTTGGTCTTCCGTCCGGCGAAGGTTGCCGTCTTTATTGATGGGTGCTACTGGCACGGCTGCCCCGACCACTACGTTTCACCGAAAACAAATTCCGGATACTGGTCAGAAAAAGTGGCACGGAACATGGCACGCGATCGCGATACAGATCAGCGCCTTACTGATGCCGGCTGGACTGTACTCCGTTTCTGGGAGCATGAATCACCTGACGCCTGCGCTCTCCAGATCACTGCAACGGTCAGCAGGCTGCGCGCTCACGACGGAAGGGACCGCGGATCCGAGTAG
- a CDS encoding DUF1707 SHOCT-like domain-containing protein — MTSERPESLPDTRASDAEREQIAERLREAVAEGRLDMEEFEERLDTAYKARTHGELVPLVRDLPAPGTVTGVALAAQTGGAPDVWGERIGRGPATSRGAFAFWGGFGRKGRWTVGRTFTAAVFQAGGEIDLREARFAERDVVIRCFAVMGGVHVTVPPDMEVEVRGFGLMGGFGEEGREEAVVAPGSPRVIVTGFALMGGVGVERKVTKAERERRRLEKKRRKELS, encoded by the coding sequence ATGACGAGTGAGCGGCCCGAATCACTGCCGGATACCCGCGCTTCCGACGCCGAGCGGGAGCAGATCGCGGAGCGGCTGCGTGAGGCCGTCGCCGAGGGCCGGCTCGACATGGAGGAGTTCGAGGAGCGCCTCGACACCGCGTACAAGGCCCGCACGCACGGCGAGTTGGTGCCGCTCGTACGGGACCTGCCCGCGCCGGGGACCGTGACGGGTGTGGCGCTCGCCGCGCAGACGGGCGGCGCGCCGGACGTCTGGGGCGAGCGGATCGGCCGGGGCCCCGCCACGTCCAGGGGCGCGTTCGCGTTCTGGGGCGGCTTCGGGCGCAAGGGCAGGTGGACGGTGGGCCGTACGTTCACGGCGGCCGTCTTCCAGGCGGGCGGCGAGATCGACCTGCGCGAGGCGCGCTTCGCGGAGCGCGACGTGGTGATCCGCTGCTTCGCGGTCATGGGCGGCGTCCATGTCACCGTACCGCCGGACATGGAGGTCGAGGTCCGGGGCTTCGGCCTGATGGGCGGCTTCGGCGAGGAGGGCCGCGAGGAGGCGGTCGTCGCCCCGGGCTCGCCCCGGGTGATCGTCACCGGGTTCGCGCTGATGGGCGGGGTCGGGGTCGAGCGGAAGGTGACGAAGGCGGAGCGGGAGCGGCGGCGCCTGGAGAAGAAGCGCCGCAAGGAGCTGAGCTGA
- a CDS encoding HNH endonuclease — MRSPNWTRDELVLACALVVKNGWRELREGDQAVQELSDLLRSLPLHSGVANQLPEYRSVGSVSHKTTDLATNHPKHGGGRTKGGKLDLIVINDFIDDESRMLRSAQAIRDGISSGELAVIQEQPDEIAEDGTTAREGRLLARWALSRERNPRLRASKIKAARRLGLPIQCEVCDFNFGRTYGEMGEDFIEVHHVLPLHISGPRETRLADLAFLCSNCHRMCHRSYRGESWRTPAAVRVEIEEALTAAEDA, encoded by the coding sequence ATGCGTAGCCCCAACTGGACACGAGACGAGCTGGTACTGGCTTGCGCCTTGGTCGTCAAGAACGGCTGGCGCGAACTGAGGGAGGGCGATCAGGCCGTCCAGGAGCTGTCTGACCTGCTCCGATCGCTGCCTCTGCACAGTGGTGTGGCGAACCAACTTCCCGAGTACCGGTCTGTCGGCAGTGTGAGCCATAAAACTACTGACCTAGCCACGAATCACCCTAAACACGGAGGAGGTAGAACAAAGGGAGGCAAACTTGACTTGATTGTTATCAATGATTTCATTGACGACGAGTCCAGGATGCTCCGCAGCGCCCAGGCGATCCGTGACGGGATCAGCTCTGGCGAACTGGCTGTAATCCAGGAACAGCCCGATGAGATCGCGGAGGACGGCACTACTGCCCGGGAAGGCCGCCTGCTGGCGCGCTGGGCACTCTCGCGCGAACGCAACCCACGGCTTCGGGCTAGCAAGATCAAAGCAGCCCGTAGGCTCGGTCTGCCCATCCAATGTGAAGTCTGCGACTTCAACTTCGGTCGGACGTACGGAGAGATGGGTGAAGACTTCATTGAGGTGCACCACGTTCTGCCCCTCCACATCTCAGGGCCTCGCGAGACCAGGCTCGCCGATCTTGCCTTCCTCTGCTCCAACTGTCATCGCATGTGCCACAGAAGCTACCGGGGCGAATCATGGCGCACTCCAGCGGCCGTGCGTGTAGAGATTGAGGAAGCCTTGACAGCCGCCGAGGACGCCTAG
- a CDS encoding helix-turn-helix domain-containing protein produces the protein MSARTTTRRRQLGAMMRKLRANKGMTLEEAGRLVGVSKATVSRYETQEGPVKWPIVDALCREYGVSEAERNAVVGLAKDAKNQGWWAPFTDSIPADMNLLLTLEDEAVREDHFSCVYVPGLLQTRNYNTAIQQANEMRLAAEEIERLVDIRMKRQEILSRAKPPHLWAILDESVIRRVVGSPEIMREQLGHLLEANESPHITLQILPFAKGAHSAALGSFVILGGAEPSLDVVYVDLHVGSVFMEKDTELDRYRLAFDYLRAQAWDMAASSAMIRRVREEM, from the coding sequence ATGTCAGCGAGGACTACAACCCGTCGTCGGCAGCTTGGCGCGATGATGCGGAAGCTCCGTGCGAACAAAGGCATGACGCTGGAGGAAGCGGGCCGGCTGGTCGGGGTGTCGAAGGCGACCGTCAGCCGGTACGAGACCCAGGAAGGCCCAGTGAAGTGGCCGATCGTGGATGCGCTCTGCCGGGAGTACGGTGTGAGCGAGGCGGAGCGGAACGCGGTGGTGGGGCTCGCCAAGGATGCCAAGAATCAGGGGTGGTGGGCTCCGTTCACCGACTCCATCCCTGCGGACATGAACCTGCTCCTGACGCTGGAAGATGAGGCCGTACGGGAGGACCACTTCTCTTGCGTCTACGTCCCGGGACTTCTCCAGACCCGGAACTACAACACCGCAATCCAGCAGGCCAATGAGATGCGCCTCGCGGCTGAGGAGATCGAGCGTCTCGTGGATATCCGGATGAAGCGGCAGGAGATCCTGAGCCGCGCCAAGCCTCCGCACCTCTGGGCGATCCTCGACGAGTCCGTGATCCGGCGCGTGGTCGGGTCTCCGGAGATCATGCGCGAGCAGCTTGGCCATCTCCTGGAAGCCAATGAGTCGCCGCACATCACGCTTCAGATCCTGCCGTTCGCGAAGGGGGCCCACAGCGCGGCGCTGGGCAGCTTCGTGATCCTCGGCGGAGCAGAACCGTCACTGGACGTGGTGTACGTCGATCTGCATGTCGGCTCCGTCTTCATGGAGAAGGACACAGAGCTGGACCGCTATCGGCTTGCGTTCGACTACCTTCGCGCACAAGCGTGGGACATGGCCGCTTCATCGGCCATGATCCGGCGAGTTCGCGAGGAGATGTGA